The Desulfobacterales bacterium genome includes a region encoding these proteins:
- the dsrA gene encoding dissimilatory-type sulfite reductase subunit alpha gives MAKHETPLLDQLETGPWPSFVSDLKQQAEARAKNANNVEFQIPQDCVDDLLGVLELSFKHGRTHWKHGGIVGVFGYGGGVIGRYCDQPTMFPGVAHFHTMRVAQPAGKYYTTEYLRTLCDLWDFRGSGVTNMHGSTGDIILIGTTTPQLEEVFFELTHNMNQDLGGSGSNLRTPADCIGQSRCEYACYDTQALCHTLTNDYQDELHRPAFPYKFKFKFDGCPNCCVASIARADISFIGTWKDNIRIDQEAVQAYIGGELPPNAGAHSGRDWGKFDIQKEVIDLCPTKCMWMDGKTLKIDDKECTRCMHCINVMPRALRIGEDRGLSMLVGAKAPILDGAQMGSLLVPFLKVEEPYDEIKEVIESIWDWWMEEGKNRERLGELMKRQGFQKLLEATNLPAIPQHVQEPRHNPYIFWKEEEVPGGFERDITEFRKHHLR, from the coding sequence ATGGCAAAGCATGAAACCCCTTTGTTGGACCAGCTTGAAACTGGGCCGTGGCCGAGTTTCGTGTCCGATCTCAAACAGCAGGCCGAAGCAAGGGCAAAAAACGCGAATAACGTAGAATTCCAGATTCCGCAGGATTGTGTCGATGATTTGCTGGGCGTGCTGGAGCTTTCTTTTAAACATGGCCGGACCCATTGGAAACATGGTGGTATCGTAGGTGTTTTCGGTTATGGCGGCGGCGTTATCGGCCGATATTGTGATCAGCCGACCATGTTTCCGGGTGTGGCCCATTTTCATACCATGCGCGTTGCCCAGCCGGCTGGGAAATATTATACAACAGAATATTTGCGAACGCTGTGCGACCTGTGGGATTTTCGCGGCAGCGGCGTCACCAATATGCATGGCTCTACCGGTGATATTATTCTGATTGGAACCACCACCCCGCAGCTGGAAGAAGTCTTTTTTGAATTGACTCACAACATGAACCAGGATTTGGGCGGCTCCGGCTCCAACCTGCGAACTCCGGCGGACTGTATTGGTCAGTCGCGATGTGAATATGCCTGTTACGACACCCAGGCCCTCTGCCATACCCTGACCAACGACTATCAGGATGAGCTTCACCGGCCGGCATTCCCGTACAAATTTAAATTTAAATTTGACGGATGCCCCAACTGCTGCGTCGCATCGATCGCGCGCGCGGACATCTCCTTTATCGGTACCTGGAAAGACAATATCCGCATTGATCAGGAAGCGGTTCAGGCCTATATTGGCGGCGAGCTGCCCCCCAATGCCGGCGCCCACTCCGGTCGCGACTGGGGTAAATTTGATATTCAAAAAGAAGTGATCGATCTTTGCCCCACCAAATGCATGTGGATGGACGGCAAAACGCTTAAGATCGACGACAAGGAATGCACCCGCTGTATGCACTGCATCAACGTAATGCCCCGCGCATTGCGGATCGGTGAAGATAGAGGCCTTTCCATGCTGGTCGGCGCCAAGGCCCCGATCCTTGATGGCGCCCAAATGGGCTCTTTGCTGGTTCCGTTTTTAAAGGTCGAAGAGCCTTATGACGAAATCAAGGAAGTCATTGAAAGCATCTGGGACTGGTGGATGGAAGAAGGCAAAAACCGTGAGCGTCTCGGCGAGCTGATGAAACGTCAGGGTTTTCAGAAACTGTTGGAAGCCACGAACCTTCCGGCAATTCCGCAGCATGTTCAGGAACCGCGCCACAACCCGTACATCTTCTGGAAAGAGGAAGAAGTGCCGGGCGGTTTCGAGCGAGACATCACTGAATTCAGAAAACACCATCTAAGGTAG